A region from the Sandaracinus amylolyticus genome encodes:
- a CDS encoding ArsA family ATPase gives MATKVPVTIVCAGGGGVGKTTSSAALAVALARTGKKTLIVTVDPARRLAHAMGVEVTEEIQPAHVEPAVEGKLFALMPEPRRSTPTFAKVLYEGRPDDLARVMKNPVYLTMADAAAGMHEIVSLILVAKAVDEGDYDYLVIDTAPSRNALDFVSYPGRLAVLFEGRAVAWLGNLASNVAQRSPEENDRGPGLFASMEKRVEAMFGRILNPRVLKDLAQLFADLALIKDRFARFARMSERMLLGERTRYLLVSAPTGSAQADVSFLGKRLARLNHEPTALLLNRSDEREPEWIAALRAEAPGWPPLAEAMSQVEHEFQVRKRAGDRLSAALGKELARVPQVRLPTLESPDPAQIVRELATKLEPHLATLVRPIG, from the coding sequence ATGGCCACCAAGGTTCCGGTGACGATCGTCTGCGCGGGCGGCGGCGGCGTCGGGAAGACCACGTCGTCGGCGGCGCTCGCGGTCGCGCTCGCGCGCACCGGCAAGAAGACGCTGATCGTGACCGTCGATCCCGCGCGCCGCCTCGCGCACGCGATGGGCGTGGAGGTCACGGAGGAGATCCAGCCCGCGCACGTCGAGCCGGCGGTCGAGGGCAAGCTCTTCGCGCTCATGCCCGAGCCGCGTCGCTCGACGCCGACGTTCGCGAAGGTGCTCTACGAAGGGCGCCCCGACGATCTCGCGCGCGTGATGAAGAACCCGGTGTACCTGACGATGGCGGACGCCGCGGCGGGCATGCACGAGATCGTGTCGCTCATCCTCGTCGCGAAGGCGGTCGACGAGGGCGACTACGACTACCTGGTGATCGACACCGCGCCGTCGCGGAACGCGCTCGACTTCGTGTCGTACCCGGGGCGGCTCGCGGTGCTGTTCGAGGGGCGCGCCGTCGCGTGGCTGGGGAACCTCGCGTCGAACGTGGCGCAGCGCTCGCCCGAGGAGAACGATCGCGGCCCCGGGCTCTTCGCGTCGATGGAGAAGCGCGTCGAGGCGATGTTCGGGCGCATCCTGAACCCGCGCGTGCTGAAGGATCTCGCGCAGCTCTTCGCGGACCTCGCGCTGATCAAGGATCGCTTCGCGCGCTTCGCGCGGATGAGCGAGCGCATGCTGCTCGGCGAGCGCACGCGCTACTTGCTCGTGTCGGCGCCGACGGGCTCGGCGCAGGCGGACGTGTCGTTCCTCGGCAAGCGGCTCGCGCGCCTGAACCACGAGCCCACCGCGCTGCTGCTCAACCGCAGCGACGAGCGCGAGCCCGAGTGGATCGCCGCGCTGCGCGCCGAGGCGCCGGGATGGCCTCCGCTCGCCGAGGCGATGTCGCAGGTCGAGCACGAGTTCCAGGTGCGCAAGCGCGCGGGCGATCGCCTGAGCGCGGCGCTCGGCAAGGAGCTGGCGCGCGTGCCGCAGGTGCGCCTGCCGACGCTCGAGTCGCCCGATCCCGCGCAGATCGTGCGCGAGCTCGCGACGAAGCTCGAGCCGCACCTCGCGACGCTGGTGCGCCCGATCGGCTAG
- a CDS encoding MXAN_6640 family putative metalloprotease produces the protein MRLHAVALAVIVASCAPPIAGSAEIALRPDDVRATAPRFDEGDEVERFDSPGGAFAIHFTRAGTHTVPLADADADGVPDFVQEVAATYDEALAFYVSLGLRAPLGDEGVPEGDGGDGRLDVYLVNFGGGSTGAFRRDVCTTTCIGHVVQENDFAGYGFASRRSAVRILASHELFHAVQAAYDADQSAVLGEGSAVWASEAFDPTLEDLEAFSDSYLGATDRSIEQSATGPVDPYTYGAGVFFEFLAERYGPELVVGVVRDVEDGARGVADPRWIDVLSSALERDHATTFEAAWLDHARWNLRTGRRADPEASYERGAMLAELAIEALPVPYADTRVRMLRGSSRSYRVTLGSRARVGVDLLEPMGREGATEGLFVLVTPETDGVIGATRTAPASEGPHWIDASEGESAIVTIVRALDEDDGAGRAPAMCIGSEVELAGCRDVMTMVDAGTPVDDAGMVTDAGIAPPTSSSGCDCTVARGGSSRGWLLALVLVAALRRRV, from the coding sequence ATGCGCCTCCACGCGGTCGCGCTCGCGGTGATCGTCGCGTCGTGCGCTCCACCGATCGCGGGGAGCGCCGAGATCGCGCTGCGCCCCGACGACGTGCGCGCGACCGCGCCCCGCTTCGACGAGGGCGACGAGGTCGAGCGCTTCGACTCGCCGGGCGGCGCGTTCGCGATCCACTTCACGCGCGCGGGCACGCACACGGTGCCGCTCGCCGACGCAGACGCCGACGGCGTGCCCGACTTCGTGCAGGAGGTCGCGGCGACGTACGACGAGGCGCTCGCGTTCTACGTCTCGCTCGGGCTGCGCGCGCCGCTCGGCGACGAGGGCGTGCCCGAGGGCGACGGCGGCGACGGGCGCCTCGACGTGTACCTCGTGAACTTCGGCGGTGGCTCGACCGGCGCGTTCCGCCGCGACGTGTGCACGACGACGTGCATCGGGCACGTCGTGCAGGAGAACGACTTCGCGGGCTACGGGTTCGCGAGCCGCCGCAGCGCGGTCCGCATCCTCGCGAGCCACGAGCTCTTCCACGCGGTGCAGGCGGCGTACGACGCCGATCAGTCGGCGGTGCTCGGCGAAGGCAGCGCGGTGTGGGCGAGCGAGGCGTTCGATCCGACCCTCGAGGATCTCGAGGCGTTCTCCGACTCGTACCTCGGTGCGACCGATCGCTCGATCGAGCAGTCCGCGACCGGGCCCGTCGATCCGTACACGTACGGCGCGGGCGTGTTCTTCGAGTTCCTCGCGGAGCGCTACGGGCCCGAGCTGGTCGTGGGCGTGGTGCGCGACGTGGAGGACGGCGCGCGCGGGGTCGCGGATCCGCGGTGGATCGACGTGCTCTCGAGCGCGCTCGAGCGCGATCACGCGACGACGTTCGAGGCGGCGTGGCTCGACCACGCGCGATGGAACCTGCGCACCGGGCGCCGCGCCGATCCCGAGGCGAGCTACGAGCGCGGCGCGATGCTCGCGGAGCTCGCGATCGAGGCGCTCCCGGTGCCGTACGCCGACACGCGGGTGCGCATGCTGCGCGGCTCGTCGCGCTCGTATCGCGTGACGCTCGGATCGCGCGCGCGGGTCGGCGTCGACCTGCTCGAGCCGATGGGTCGCGAGGGCGCGACCGAGGGCTTGTTCGTGCTCGTCACGCCCGAGACCGATGGCGTGATCGGCGCGACGCGCACCGCACCCGCGAGCGAAGGCCCGCACTGGATCGACGCATCGGAGGGCGAGAGCGCGATCGTGACGATCGTGCGCGCGCTCGACGAGGACGACGGCGCGGGGCGCGCGCCCGCGATGTGCATCGGCAGCGAGGTCGAGCTCGCGGGGTGCCGCGACGTGATGACGATGGTCGATGCGGGCACGCCGGTCGACGACGCCGGCATGGTCACGGACGCGGGGATCGCGCCCCCGACGTCGAGCTCGGGATGCGACTGCACCGTCGCGCGCGGAGGCTCGTCGCGCGGGTGGCTCCTCGCGCTCGTGCTCGTCGCCGCGCTGCGCCGGCGCGTCTAG
- a CDS encoding HmuY family protein encodes MKSIQMCSFLLSILALAAGCGDDDGGPTPADDDGGVEDAGSDAGGPAPQCTAHDVRCQEASITELRLFEPPATAGLITEEGTTAGEFTTHVDATAMPVGGTSPTTSYVYARFTDDGLEQVDVGDEDALLSTDWDIAFRRYVIRLNSGISGPSCVTGARLPPTAEGEPPAFESVTEVPAELELFEEEYFTEASPGECTLVSDGSGLPGAPDTILAGYWRYSPTMCLQMTGNVYVLQLRGGRHVKLEVISYYSPENQEACNAGGSPTSPTGSANMRVRWAFLD; translated from the coding sequence ATGAAGTCGATCCAGATGTGCTCGTTCTTGCTCTCGATCCTGGCGCTCGCGGCCGGATGCGGTGACGACGACGGCGGACCCACTCCAGCGGACGACGACGGGGGCGTCGAGGACGCGGGCTCGGACGCCGGCGGACCGGCGCCCCAGTGCACCGCGCACGACGTGCGCTGCCAGGAGGCCTCGATCACCGAGCTGCGCCTCTTCGAGCCCCCGGCGACCGCGGGTCTGATCACCGAAGAAGGCACGACCGCGGGCGAGTTCACGACCCACGTCGACGCGACCGCGATGCCCGTGGGCGGCACCTCGCCGACGACCTCGTACGTCTACGCGCGCTTCACCGACGACGGGCTCGAGCAGGTCGACGTCGGCGACGAGGACGCGCTCCTCTCGACCGACTGGGACATCGCGTTCCGCCGCTACGTCATCCGCCTCAACAGCGGCATCTCGGGCCCGTCGTGCGTCACCGGCGCGCGACTTCCGCCGACCGCCGAGGGCGAGCCGCCGGCGTTCGAGAGCGTCACCGAGGTGCCCGCGGAGCTCGAGCTCTTCGAGGAGGAGTACTTCACCGAGGCGAGCCCTGGTGAGTGCACGCTCGTGAGCGACGGAAGCGGCCTTCCCGGCGCGCCCGACACGATCCTCGCGGGCTACTGGCGGTACTCTCCGACGATGTGCCTGCAGATGACGGGCAACGTCTACGTGCTGCAGCTGCGCGGAGGACGTCACGTGAAGCTCGAGGTCATCTCGTACTACTCGCCGGAGAACCAGGAAGCGTGCAACGCGGGCGGCAGCCCGACGTCGCCGACCGGCTCGGCGAACATGCGCGTGCGCTGGGCCTTCCTGGATTGA
- a CDS encoding S8 family serine peptidase, translating into MRTIVRLVLALACFAGAPVASAQLAPDPAVDGGAPRAWRDGERVLVAHPRGDGRVTVTTEGRSFVARASAEAIVAGALSSLDALAVDVVRVLSERRGVALVRSRRDEDGIALASRLGPHVGRELRYAVPDLHLRRRVAAIDVPPDDPRYGAQWYLGRIDIERAWRIETGDPSVTITIVDNGCDLAHPDLAPQLLPGRDVLDGDDDPSHVPLAQGNEHGTACAGIAGARGDDGIGIAGACPECSLRCVRLLAPDESEIPLSADVEAFQLAIDRGDSVVSNSWGFVERIPVPAPLAEVVEAAFTEGRGGRGALVVFAAGNDDRELGDEELTAVRGVITVGALRSRDEATSFTNRGASVDLSAPTGTVTTDVTGADGNDESDYTALFGGTSAAAPVVSGVAALLFAAAPEASAQEVHDALIATARRAPYATPDENGHDPIYGFGVVDPGAALERLLAAHPRPDAGIGADAGAGADAPPGCSCSAAGRGPRAMPLGLLVIALAWLAQRVRLFHGSKRSMSSIFGNVPSKRQPRSSM; encoded by the coding sequence ATGCGCACGATCGTCCGGCTCGTCCTCGCGCTCGCGTGCTTCGCGGGCGCACCCGTCGCGTCGGCGCAGCTCGCGCCCGATCCCGCGGTCGACGGCGGCGCGCCGCGCGCGTGGCGTGACGGCGAGCGCGTGCTGGTCGCCCATCCGCGCGGCGATGGCAGGGTGACGGTCACCACCGAGGGCCGCTCGTTCGTCGCGCGTGCCTCCGCCGAGGCGATCGTCGCGGGCGCGCTCTCGTCGCTCGATGCGCTCGCCGTCGACGTGGTGCGCGTGCTGAGCGAGCGACGCGGCGTCGCGCTCGTGCGCTCGCGCCGCGACGAGGACGGGATCGCGCTCGCGTCGCGCCTCGGCCCGCACGTCGGTCGCGAGCTGCGCTACGCGGTGCCCGATCTGCATCTGCGCCGTCGCGTCGCCGCGATCGACGTGCCGCCCGACGATCCGCGCTACGGCGCGCAGTGGTACCTCGGGCGCATCGACATCGAGCGCGCGTGGCGCATCGAGACCGGCGATCCGAGCGTCACCATCACGATCGTCGACAACGGGTGCGATCTCGCGCACCCCGATCTCGCGCCGCAGCTCCTGCCCGGTCGCGACGTGCTCGACGGCGACGACGATCCCTCGCACGTGCCGCTCGCGCAGGGCAACGAGCACGGCACCGCGTGCGCAGGGATCGCGGGCGCGCGCGGCGACGACGGGATCGGGATCGCGGGCGCGTGCCCCGAGTGCTCGCTGCGCTGCGTGCGCCTGCTCGCGCCGGACGAGAGCGAGATCCCGCTCTCCGCGGACGTCGAGGCGTTCCAGCTCGCGATCGATCGCGGCGACAGCGTCGTGTCGAACAGCTGGGGCTTCGTCGAGCGCATCCCGGTGCCCGCGCCGCTCGCCGAGGTCGTGGAAGCCGCGTTCACCGAAGGGCGCGGCGGGCGCGGCGCGCTCGTCGTGTTCGCCGCGGGCAACGACGATCGCGAGCTCGGCGACGAGGAGCTCACCGCGGTGCGCGGCGTGATCACCGTCGGCGCGCTGCGCAGCCGTGACGAGGCGACGTCGTTCACCAACCGCGGCGCGAGCGTCGATCTCAGCGCGCCGACGGGCACCGTCACGACCGACGTGACCGGCGCCGACGGGAACGACGAGAGCGACTACACCGCGCTCTTCGGCGGCACTTCGGCGGCGGCGCCAGTGGTCTCGGGGGTCGCCGCGCTCCTCTTCGCGGCGGCGCCGGAAGCGAGCGCGCAGGAGGTGCACGACGCGCTCATCGCGACCGCGCGCCGCGCGCCCTACGCGACGCCCGACGAGAACGGGCACGATCCGATCTACGGCTTCGGCGTCGTCGATCCGGGCGCGGCGCTCGAGCGGCTGCTCGCGGCGCACCCCCGGCCCGACGCGGGCATCGGCGCGGATGCCGGCGCCGGCGCGGACGCGCCTCCGGGCTGCTCGTGCTCGGCCGCCGGGCGCGGCCCGCGCGCGATGCCGCTGGGGTTGCTCGTGATCGCGCTCGCGTGGCTCGCTCAGCGCGTGCGCTTGTTCCACGGCTCGAAGCGCTCGATGTCTTCGATCTTCGGGAACGTGCCCTCGAAGCGCCAGCCGCGATCGTCGATGTAG
- a CDS encoding RNA polymerase sigma factor, with protein sequence MRGALARTDAVLDEGEQGARVVALSAPSPHERALLERHRGGDPAAFAELIETWQAPIHGYLARSGVAAPERDDLFQEVFLRVHGALRGAEGTDGLPRGPLGPWIFAIAVNAVRSHFRKQKVRAVVSLRDDAGDATADHAPSPEGALVMRETTAWVEAQIARLPLEQREALLLCTVHGLELRDAAEALGVPVDTVKTRVRRARLALAEARARRALREEREEGAR encoded by the coding sequence ATGCGGGGGGCTTTGGCGAGGACGGACGCAGTCCTGGACGAGGGCGAGCAGGGCGCGCGCGTGGTCGCGCTCTCTGCTCCATCCCCGCACGAGCGGGCGCTCCTCGAGCGACATCGCGGCGGCGACCCCGCGGCGTTCGCGGAGCTGATCGAGACCTGGCAGGCGCCGATCCACGGCTACCTCGCGCGCTCCGGCGTCGCCGCGCCGGAGCGCGACGATCTCTTCCAAGAGGTCTTCCTGCGCGTGCACGGCGCGCTCCGCGGCGCCGAGGGCACCGACGGGCTCCCGCGCGGCCCGCTCGGCCCGTGGATCTTCGCGATCGCGGTCAACGCGGTGCGCAGCCACTTCCGCAAGCAGAAGGTGCGCGCCGTGGTGTCGCTGCGCGACGACGCGGGCGACGCCACCGCCGATCACGCGCCGAGCCCCGAGGGCGCGCTCGTGATGCGCGAGACGACCGCGTGGGTCGAGGCGCAGATCGCGCGCCTGCCGCTCGAGCAGCGCGAGGCGCTCCTCCTGTGCACCGTGCACGGGCTCGAGCTGCGCGACGCCGCCGAAGCGCTCGGCGTGCCGGTCGACACCGTGAAGACGCGGGTGCGCCGCGCGCGCCTCGCGCTCGCCGAAGCGCGCGCCCGCCGAGCGCTGCGCGAAGAGAGAGAGGAGGGCGCACGATGA
- a CDS encoding four helix bundle protein, with translation MLKVYTVARQALRRIGAIASLIEKHDGDLARQMRRAATSVLLNLREGSQSQGRNRNARYWNAAGSANEVLGCLDCAEDLGYVRDVDPSLRAELSHVVGVTVRVARGPR, from the coding sequence ATGCTGAAGGTCTACACGGTCGCACGACAGGCACTCCGGCGGATCGGCGCGATTGCGAGCCTGATCGAGAAGCACGACGGAGATCTCGCGCGACAGATGCGACGCGCCGCGACGTCGGTGCTGCTCAACCTGCGCGAAGGATCGCAGTCGCAGGGGCGGAACCGAAACGCCCGCTACTGGAACGCCGCGGGCAGCGCGAACGAGGTGCTCGGTTGCCTCGATTGCGCTGAAGACCTCGGATACGTGCGCGACGTGGATCCGAGCCTGCGCGCGGAGCTGAGCCACGTGGTCGGCGTGACCGTGCGCGTCGCGCGCGGACCGCGGTGA